The Thaumasiovibrio subtropicus genome window below encodes:
- a CDS encoding oligosaccharide flippase family protein — protein sequence MSSISVSSPQHQYLRNGTLVVSLGVVVGFICDYLFNLTLSRTLESHTYGDYKVAYAFATTASVFCLLGGDRIAPRLLSERLARGENQHVWYFLKFYLIVAMVTSFTVILLTAIGSYFHLGVTDTQDHHPLLKMSFVIPLIAVGALLSRILQSAKQLAWSNLPWRIGLPLAKIGAIWVMFYSLPSLTLSEVILAGATTVVVIIAWQWHKIRQLNLVDVEAHHDTAPATEWLKLSIPMMLAMLVTMVMNQVDLFMLEAMATEHEVGVFAAASTTAHFIPIIQTTVAGLFLPLIAPAIANDGDGGFQLFKKGMLWVSVAVILVCGVLFLSSHVLLGLFGDDYTEANMTLYLLIGAYGIWGVASFSSTWLQYLKRSHLVLKIGGVALLVDVVANLLLIPPLGIEGAALATLLALGSAALLTLLAMFNVMRAGVFTVKSALK from the coding sequence ATGAGTTCGATATCAGTTTCATCACCCCAGCATCAATATCTGCGTAATGGCACATTGGTTGTGTCATTGGGTGTGGTTGTTGGGTTTATTTGCGATTATTTGTTCAATCTCACACTGAGTCGCACCTTAGAAAGTCATACTTATGGCGATTATAAGGTTGCCTACGCGTTTGCAACCACAGCCAGTGTCTTTTGCTTACTAGGTGGTGATCGCATTGCGCCTCGCTTGTTGTCTGAGAGATTGGCTCGGGGTGAAAATCAGCACGTTTGGTATTTCTTGAAGTTCTATCTGATTGTCGCGATGGTGACATCATTTACGGTGATCTTACTGACGGCAATTGGAAGCTATTTTCATCTCGGTGTGACGGATACTCAAGACCATCATCCACTGTTAAAAATGTCGTTCGTGATTCCGCTGATCGCGGTTGGGGCGTTGCTAAGTCGTATACTGCAATCAGCAAAACAGCTCGCTTGGTCTAATCTTCCTTGGCGAATCGGATTACCGCTAGCGAAAATAGGGGCCATTTGGGTGATGTTTTATAGCCTGCCATCCTTGACCCTGAGTGAGGTTATTCTTGCGGGTGCAACAACTGTTGTGGTGATTATTGCTTGGCAGTGGCACAAGATCCGTCAACTTAACTTAGTGGACGTTGAAGCGCATCATGACACTGCACCGGCAACCGAATGGTTAAAGCTCTCTATCCCTATGATGCTAGCGATGCTAGTGACAATGGTGATGAATCAAGTGGATCTGTTTATGTTGGAGGCGATGGCGACAGAGCACGAGGTTGGCGTCTTTGCTGCCGCTTCCACAACGGCACACTTTATCCCCATTATTCAAACGACGGTTGCTGGCCTGTTTTTACCATTAATTGCGCCCGCTATTGCCAATGATGGCGATGGTGGTTTTCAGTTGTTTAAAAAAGGGATGCTCTGGGTCTCTGTGGCGGTGATATTGGTTTGTGGCGTGCTGTTTTTGTCTAGTCACGTATTGTTGGGACTATTTGGTGATGACTACACTGAAGCGAACATGACCTTGTATTTATTGATTGGCGCTTATGGGATTTGGGGTGTGGCGTCGTTTTCGTCTACTTGGTTACAGTATTTAAAGCGCAGTCACCTTGTCCTAAAAATTGGTGGTGTAGCGTTGCTGGTGGATGTCGTTGCTAACCTACTCTTGATTCCACCGCTGGGTATTGAGGGAGCGGCACTGGCGACGTTATTGGCGTTAGGCAGTGCCGCATTGTTAACCTTGTTGGCAATGTTCAATGTGATGCGAGCAGGGGTGTTTACAGTGAAATCGGCGCTCAAGTAA
- a CDS encoding substrate-binding periplasmic protein has protein sequence MKAMSRQWCRAGCLFILTAGATLSVSAESLKLTTEDWPPFAIGDNIHTNTLPGFSIEIVNTALARLGYQFSYELQPFKRQITATMHGQYDAMVVLLESDAPDLIFPKQGIGLIRNCFFTHKETVWSYDSPSSLASIRLGVVSGYTYGEIDAHIANASDSIFSVQQEEGDLFGKMVALMDRGRVSAVIEDEAVFGAYLESIDRKEDFLVVGCLEGDIAKIGFSPKMRGATALAEAFDAEMAVMRRSGVLQEILSKYHIEDWDSDE, from the coding sequence ATGAAGGCAATGTCTAGGCAGTGGTGCAGAGCAGGGTGTTTGTTTATCTTGACGGCAGGGGCGACATTATCGGTGTCGGCGGAAAGTTTAAAGTTAACAACGGAAGATTGGCCGCCTTTTGCAATTGGTGACAACATTCACACCAATACATTGCCAGGATTTAGTATTGAGATTGTCAATACTGCGTTAGCGCGTTTGGGCTATCAGTTTAGTTACGAGCTTCAACCCTTTAAGCGACAGATTACTGCCACGATGCATGGTCAATATGATGCGATGGTCGTATTGCTTGAGTCAGATGCACCCGACTTAATTTTTCCCAAGCAGGGAATTGGATTGATACGCAACTGTTTCTTTACGCACAAAGAGACGGTTTGGTCCTATGACTCCCCGTCCTCTTTAGCATCTATTCGGTTAGGGGTCGTAAGTGGTTATACCTATGGCGAGATAGATGCACACATCGCTAATGCCAGCGATAGCATCTTTTCTGTTCAGCAAGAAGAAGGCGATCTGTTCGGTAAAATGGTTGCGCTAATGGATAGAGGCCGTGTCAGTGCCGTCATTGAAGACGAAGCCGTCTTCGGTGCTTATTTAGAAAGCATTGACCGCAAAGAAGACTTTTTAGTGGTGGGCTGTCTAGAGGGCGATATTGCGAAGATTGGTTTTTCTCCTAAGATGCGTGGTGCGACAGCGCTGGCAGAGGCATTTGATGCTGAAATGGCGGTGATGCGCCGCTCAGGAGTACTGCAAGAAATCTTGAGTAAATATCATATTGAGGATTGGGATTCGGATGAGTAA
- the imuA gene encoding translesion DNA synthesis-associated protein ImuA, whose product MHELIEQLQNQHLVWHGSEQPCVKAVQQTGYTVLDNQLAGGFPRHGVVEICTSLGIGELRLLQTFLSKHQQRLIVFIAPPGHVNAAYLASQGIATEQVVIIYPTSTNDALWAAEQCLKSGACAAVMLWLENMEIHQVKRLQLASETGDCLQFLFRPKQDYGMSLPVSLSLGLAPHEQGIAVEIRKRKGGWSQGEFVVDMTAQVPALTVAPRHSDVIPFPIAQRG is encoded by the coding sequence ATGCATGAGTTAATTGAACAATTACAGAATCAACATTTAGTCTGGCACGGGAGTGAGCAGCCATGTGTGAAAGCGGTTCAACAGACAGGGTATACCGTATTAGATAATCAACTCGCGGGTGGCTTTCCGCGTCATGGTGTGGTTGAAATCTGTACCTCTCTGGGTATTGGTGAGTTACGCTTATTGCAGACATTCCTCTCTAAACATCAACAGCGTCTTATTGTTTTTATTGCGCCTCCGGGACACGTGAATGCGGCATATTTGGCTTCACAAGGCATTGCAACGGAGCAGGTGGTGATTATCTATCCTACTTCGACTAATGATGCGCTATGGGCTGCGGAACAATGTTTAAAGAGTGGTGCTTGTGCTGCGGTGATGTTATGGCTTGAAAATATGGAGATACATCAAGTTAAGCGGCTACAACTCGCCAGTGAGACAGGGGATTGCCTACAGTTTTTATTCCGGCCTAAGCAAGATTATGGCATGTCACTGCCCGTCTCTCTCAGCCTCGGCCTTGCACCTCATGAGCAAGGTATTGCTGTCGAAATTAGAAAACGTAAAGGCGGATGGTCACAAGGAGAGTTTGTGGTCGATATGACAGCACAAGTGCCTGCATTGACGGTGGCGCCTCGCCATAGTGATGTTATTCCATTCCCAATCGCGCAACGGGGGTGA
- a CDS encoding bile acid:sodium symporter family protein → MRFISVIKKEWFLVGMVVAILLAMVIPNVGKSAGFLHLDVVTSAGIALIFFLHGLGLSPSAIKAGVSNWRLHLFVQTATFIAYPLLWVVFGDGLHLLMPSALAFGFCYLFVLPSTISSSVAMTSIAKGNVPGAIFNASLSSVLGVFITPFLIQVFMGLEGVEMDLMATIVSISTLLLLPMVIGQLLRPVLIHFIERHKTVVNKVDKVVILLIVFNAFSDSVAEGIWQGFSPTALFIAVALSFIILLVAAHGITWSASKCGFSREDEIAAVFCGTKKTLAAGVPMAKVIFGADPNLGMFLLPIMFYHPIQIFYCALLANRYASQAEKSHVQSVP, encoded by the coding sequence ATGCGTTTTATATCAGTGATAAAGAAAGAGTGGTTTTTGGTTGGTATGGTTGTCGCCATTTTGTTGGCAATGGTGATCCCGAATGTCGGTAAGTCTGCTGGGTTTCTTCATCTGGATGTTGTAACCAGCGCAGGTATTGCTCTGATTTTCTTCTTGCATGGTCTCGGGCTCTCTCCGAGTGCCATTAAAGCGGGTGTCAGCAATTGGCGATTACACTTGTTCGTACAGACTGCCACATTTATCGCCTATCCATTGTTATGGGTGGTGTTTGGTGATGGTTTGCATCTGCTAATGCCTAGCGCTTTGGCGTTTGGTTTTTGCTATTTGTTTGTGTTACCGAGTACGATTTCTTCGTCGGTTGCCATGACCAGTATCGCGAAAGGCAATGTACCGGGGGCGATTTTCAACGCGTCGCTGTCGAGTGTCTTAGGGGTGTTTATTACCCCATTTCTGATTCAAGTCTTTATGGGGCTTGAAGGGGTAGAAATGGATTTGATGGCAACGATCGTCTCTATTTCAACCCTACTGCTTTTACCTATGGTGATAGGACAACTACTTCGTCCTGTCTTAATTCATTTTATTGAGCGCCATAAAACAGTGGTTAACAAGGTGGATAAGGTTGTGATCTTGTTGATCGTCTTCAATGCTTTCAGTGACTCTGTTGCCGAGGGTATATGGCAGGGCTTTAGCCCAACCGCTTTGTTCATCGCCGTTGCGCTGTCATTTATCATCCTATTGGTTGCCGCACACGGTATTACGTGGAGTGCAAGTAAATGCGGTTTTAGTCGAGAAGATGAAATTGCTGCGGTTTTTTGCGGAACCAAGAAGACGCTTGCGGCAGGTGTTCCTATGGCGAAAGTGATTTTTGGCGCTGATCCTAATTTGGGGATGTTTTTATTACCCATCATGTTTTACCACCCAATTCAAATTTTCTATTGCGCGTTACTGGCTAACCGTTACGCGAGTCAAGCCGAGAAATCACACGTGCAGTCAGTGCCATAA
- a CDS encoding DUF805 domain-containing protein, which translates to MDLYLMAWLKSFHFTGRTRRDDFYMFSVIHLTFYMILAQFWILGAVYLCLSIPAMFAILVRRLHDTGHSGNWMMLIAIPVLFLMIPNQSTSGMPFLMLTVGTIWLVLLLCMDSDPNENAYGISPKYHSINF; encoded by the coding sequence ATGGATCTTTATCTGATGGCTTGGCTAAAAAGCTTTCATTTCACAGGCCGTACGCGACGCGATGATTTTTATATGTTCAGTGTTATTCATCTCACTTTTTACATGATATTGGCTCAATTCTGGATATTGGGAGCGGTTTACTTATGCCTTTCTATACCTGCCATGTTTGCCATCTTAGTGCGTCGCTTGCACGACACCGGTCACAGCGGTAACTGGATGATGCTCATTGCAATTCCAGTTCTTTTTCTGATGATACCGAACCAATCCACATCGGGTATGCCCTTTCTCATGCTGACGGTAGGCACTATATGGCTCGTTTTACTTCTCTGTATGGACAGCGATCCTAACGAAAATGCCTATGGGATTAGTCCTAAATACCACAGCATCAATTTTTAG
- a CDS encoding Crp/Fnr family transcriptional regulator translates to MEPVNLPYQPLFQAINALSPINAKEWQALLAIAKEEKFQTGTALFHAGDTLSLVRFVVTGIACHYYIKPDGNRMNKSFLSCSDVASSLSSLHTQTPSRFGCDALTDVTCLSLHYRHLQTLSASSNAWRTVLERLLVRLALRKEKREADLLLLSPTDAYLQFKEAHPNLDAIIPNYHIAAYLGISEVSLSRIRSRLGLQKPYRKHPPN, encoded by the coding sequence ATGGAACCAGTAAACTTACCGTACCAACCTTTATTTCAAGCGATTAATGCGCTTTCCCCCATCAATGCAAAAGAGTGGCAAGCATTACTCGCAATCGCAAAAGAAGAAAAGTTTCAAACCGGTACGGCCCTTTTTCATGCGGGGGATACCCTAAGTCTCGTGCGATTTGTTGTCACGGGGATTGCGTGCCACTACTACATCAAGCCAGATGGGAATCGAATGAATAAGTCCTTTCTCAGTTGCAGTGACGTTGCCTCAAGCCTCTCTTCATTACATACACAAACCCCGAGCCGCTTTGGCTGTGATGCGCTCACTGATGTCACCTGTCTTTCCTTACACTACCGTCATCTCCAAACGCTATCTGCGTCTTCCAACGCATGGCGTACAGTCTTAGAACGTTTACTCGTGAGGCTTGCATTGCGCAAAGAAAAAAGAGAGGCCGACCTGCTGCTCCTTTCCCCAACAGATGCTTACTTACAGTTCAAGGAAGCGCATCCCAACCTGGATGCCATCATACCCAACTACCATATTGCCGCGTATCTTGGCATATCAGAAGTATCACTTTCTCGCATCCGCTCTCGTTTGGGATTGCAGAAACCATATCGAAAACATCCGCCAAATTAA
- a CDS encoding error-prone DNA polymerase, with amino-acid sequence MQYAELFCQTNFSFLEGASHAEELMLQADFLRYSALAITDECSVAGVVRAWTAQQAHGLSVKLIVGSLFRLDDELEVILLCPSREAYAELCRIITNARRRTEKGEYRLSEWDLMSVRHCLFLWLPTHCERDNHWGEWLQRHHLGRLWIGLQRHLGHNDGDYQAHCETLSQSLHVPIAACGGVLMHNATRLPLQHVLTAIKHGETVEAVKDKLLVNTERCLRSREKIARLFRPEWLAETMTIMQKCDFELKSLSYEYPAELIPQGMTPMAHLRALTKQGAAFRFPEGVPAEIQSTIDKELRLIEEMNYPFFFLTIHDIVMFAKTKGILYQGRGSAANSIVCYCLEITSVDPRQISVLFERFISKERNEPPDIDVDFEHERREEVIQYLYEKYGRERAALAATVISYRFKSAVRDVGKALGIAETQLDYFIKNVNRRDRGLNWQGQIVELGLQPESVKGQHFIQLVNDIMGFPRHLSQHVGGFVISSGPLYELVPVENAAMADRTVIQWDKDDLESLGLLKVDVLALGMLTAIRKCFALVEKWHQRRLTIADITRMQDDPAVYGMIQRADTIGVFQIESRAQMSMLPRLRPRNYYDLVIQIAIVRPGPIQGDMVHPFLKRRNGDEPIEYPSKEVEAVLSRTMGVPIFQEQVIKLAMVAAGFTGGEADQLRRAMASWKKNGQLMQFRTKLISGMQSRGYDVSFAERIFEQICGFGEYGFPESHSASFAVLAYTSAWLKHYYPHAFYTSLMNSHPMGFYSISQLVQDARRHGITVLPVCVNHSLWDHQVVGLEQEGASPPLAIRLGMRIVKGLSQQAAETLVSHRPTQGYQHTGMLKTVPVQRRDIELLASSDALKALAGDRFSARWSTMDDLDELPLFKGVNECAPRYQHQPDQLTTLVEDFATTGLSLNCHPITLLAESGRLDRFTRMRDLKHKAHKSLVTVAGMVTGKQSPGTAAGVTFFTLEDDTGNINVVVWAGTARAQKKAYLTAKILRVKGILEREGEVIHVIAGRLEDISGELAALKSKSRDFH; translated from the coding sequence ATGCAATACGCCGAACTATTTTGTCAGACGAACTTTTCGTTTCTCGAAGGTGCTTCCCATGCCGAAGAGCTGATGTTACAGGCTGACTTCTTACGCTATTCAGCCTTAGCGATTACCGATGAATGCTCCGTCGCTGGAGTGGTAAGAGCGTGGACAGCGCAGCAAGCACATGGATTAAGCGTCAAACTGATTGTGGGTAGCTTATTTCGTCTAGACGATGAACTTGAAGTCATTCTGCTTTGCCCTAGCCGAGAGGCGTACGCAGAGTTGTGTCGAATTATCACCAATGCCCGTCGCCGGACTGAAAAAGGTGAATATCGGCTGTCCGAATGGGATCTGATGTCCGTGCGTCACTGCTTGTTTTTATGGTTGCCTACACACTGCGAGCGAGATAATCATTGGGGCGAGTGGTTACAACGTCATCATTTAGGCCGGTTGTGGATTGGCTTGCAACGACATTTAGGCCATAACGACGGCGACTATCAAGCACATTGTGAAACGCTTTCACAGTCACTTCATGTCCCGATTGCGGCGTGCGGTGGTGTGTTAATGCACAATGCCACTCGTTTGCCTTTACAGCATGTGCTGACGGCAATTAAGCATGGCGAAACTGTTGAAGCGGTGAAAGACAAGTTATTGGTGAATACGGAGCGTTGCCTTCGTTCCCGAGAAAAAATTGCCCGTTTGTTTCGTCCTGAGTGGCTCGCTGAAACCATGACGATCATGCAAAAGTGTGATTTTGAATTGAAGTCCTTAAGTTATGAATATCCTGCGGAACTGATTCCTCAAGGCATGACGCCCATGGCGCACCTGCGCGCATTAACCAAGCAAGGCGCTGCTTTTCGTTTTCCAGAAGGTGTGCCAGCTGAGATTCAAAGCACGATTGATAAAGAGCTTCGTCTGATTGAAGAGATGAACTATCCGTTCTTCTTTTTGACCATACATGACATCGTGATGTTTGCGAAGACGAAAGGGATTCTCTATCAAGGTCGAGGCTCCGCGGCAAACTCTATTGTGTGTTATTGCTTGGAAATCACCTCAGTCGATCCGAGGCAGATCTCTGTGTTGTTTGAGCGATTCATCAGTAAAGAGCGTAATGAACCGCCTGATATTGACGTGGATTTCGAGCATGAACGTCGGGAAGAAGTGATCCAATACCTGTATGAAAAGTACGGTCGTGAGCGGGCAGCACTCGCGGCAACAGTAATTTCATATCGGTTTAAAAGTGCGGTGCGGGACGTGGGTAAGGCGCTGGGTATCGCCGAGACGCAGCTCGATTACTTCATTAAGAACGTCAATCGTCGGGATCGCGGTCTAAATTGGCAGGGGCAGATAGTGGAGTTGGGCTTACAGCCAGAATCGGTGAAGGGGCAGCATTTTATTCAGCTTGTGAATGACATTATGGGGTTTCCGCGTCACTTGTCTCAGCATGTTGGGGGATTTGTGATTTCGTCCGGGCCCTTATATGAGCTGGTACCTGTTGAAAATGCCGCCATGGCCGATCGTACCGTGATTCAATGGGATAAAGATGACTTAGAAAGTTTAGGTCTGCTGAAGGTCGATGTGTTGGCATTAGGGATGCTAACAGCCATCCGTAAGTGCTTTGCTTTGGTCGAAAAATGGCATCAGCGCCGCCTCACCATTGCAGATATTACTCGCATGCAAGATGACCCTGCCGTGTATGGCATGATCCAACGTGCCGATACCATTGGCGTGTTTCAGATAGAGTCACGGGCGCAAATGAGTATGCTGCCTCGTTTACGGCCGCGCAATTATTATGACCTTGTTATACAGATTGCCATCGTGCGCCCCGGCCCCATTCAAGGGGATATGGTCCACCCCTTTTTGAAGCGCCGAAATGGAGATGAACCAATTGAATACCCATCGAAAGAAGTCGAGGCGGTATTATCTCGCACCATGGGCGTGCCGATTTTCCAAGAGCAGGTGATTAAGCTGGCCATGGTAGCCGCAGGTTTCACGGGGGGCGAAGCCGATCAGTTGCGCCGCGCCATGGCATCATGGAAAAAAAATGGCCAGCTCATGCAGTTTCGTACCAAGTTGATTTCCGGCATGCAATCACGCGGTTATGATGTCTCGTTTGCAGAGCGCATCTTTGAGCAAATATGTGGTTTTGGCGAGTACGGTTTTCCAGAGAGCCATTCCGCCTCTTTTGCTGTGCTTGCTTATACCTCCGCTTGGTTAAAACACTACTATCCCCATGCGTTTTATACATCATTGATGAACAGCCACCCGATGGGGTTCTATTCTATCTCACAACTTGTGCAAGATGCGCGACGCCATGGGATCACCGTTTTGCCAGTGTGTGTTAACCATTCGCTGTGGGACCACCAAGTGGTTGGACTCGAACAGGAGGGGGCGTCACCACCATTAGCCATCCGTTTAGGGATGCGCATTGTGAAAGGATTGAGCCAACAGGCGGCAGAAACGCTGGTGTCCCATCGCCCGACGCAAGGGTATCAACACACTGGCATGTTGAAAACGGTACCAGTCCAACGGCGTGATATTGAGTTATTGGCATCTTCAGATGCGCTTAAAGCGCTCGCAGGAGACCGCTTCAGTGCGCGCTGGTCAACCATGGATGATCTGGATGAATTACCCTTGTTTAAAGGGGTAAACGAATGCGCGCCAAGGTATCAGCATCAACCCGATCAGTTGACTACCTTGGTTGAAGACTTTGCGACAACCGGATTGAGTTTGAATTGTCACCCTATCACCTTATTAGCGGAGAGTGGCAGATTAGATCGTTTTACACGGATGCGAGATTTAAAGCATAAGGCACACAAATCCTTAGTCACTGTTGCAGGTATGGTCACGGGGAAACAATCACCGGGGACGGCTGCCGGGGTGACTTTTTTTACGTTGGAAGATGATACAGGCAACATTAATGTTGTTGTGTGGGCAGGGACAGCACGGGCGCAGAAAAAGGCGTATTTGACCGCCAAAATACTGAGAGTCAAAGGTATTTTGGAGCGAGAAGGCGAGGTTATCCACGTTATCGCGGGTCGATTGGAAGATATCAGCGGTGAACTTGCCGCGCTAAAAAGCAAATCAAGAGACTTTCATTAA
- a CDS encoding Y-family DNA polymerase, giving the protein MTLWLYLHFPSLQLESLFAQQRGQGAPEADRLLTEAVIVVDGKRHEIVQMNSAAVAAGVKLGMGLGTAASLCPDLQVIPYEQESEARRLKEIAHWLYLVTSDMAFFPPNGLLLRVTEMLTLYDGLDNYWQHLSEHLNKLGLTYTYSTGYSPYAARLLARSGGNCVTESREWLMQRLKQHALATTELLPNTIEKLSRIGVNDLQTLLNLPMAEIARRFDIELVNYVGRLTGQFKHPIDFYHPPESFERYLELLFDIENVQWLARPLSRLLKEMAAFLKLRDLLALELAVTLHQRDLPESVVTLTSAQGEYSAEKWLALSALTLESVALDGPVMGITLKVVRVTEQRGDDVDLFAGKQGTMMPLELLSLLQAKLGENAVQGVVLTADPRPELASQVCMPLYTKSKQIHAAEALLRPSFLLPKPEPLQEKVDVMQGPERIATGWWDSHPVVRDYFVARSGEGRWLWIFRNQRQEWFVHGMFS; this is encoded by the coding sequence ATGACATTATGGCTATACCTGCATTTTCCCTCACTACAGCTTGAAAGTCTGTTTGCGCAACAGCGTGGTCAGGGGGCACCTGAAGCTGACAGGTTGTTGACTGAGGCCGTGATCGTCGTTGATGGCAAGCGCCATGAAATCGTACAGATGAATAGCGCGGCTGTGGCAGCGGGCGTCAAACTGGGGATGGGGTTAGGGACTGCAGCCTCTCTGTGTCCCGATTTGCAAGTCATACCGTATGAACAAGAGAGTGAAGCACGCCGTTTAAAAGAGATAGCTCACTGGCTTTATTTAGTCACATCCGATATGGCGTTCTTCCCACCAAATGGCTTATTACTTCGTGTTACAGAGATGCTGACCCTCTATGATGGGCTGGATAATTACTGGCAACACCTCAGTGAACACCTTAATAAACTGGGTTTGACCTACACCTATTCAACGGGTTATTCCCCTTATGCGGCACGACTATTAGCGAGGTCAGGTGGCAATTGTGTTACAGAGAGCCGTGAGTGGCTGATGCAGCGTTTGAAACAACATGCGTTAGCGACGACTGAGCTACTACCAAACACCATTGAAAAACTGTCGCGGATTGGGGTGAACGATCTGCAAACGCTACTGAATCTTCCCATGGCGGAAATAGCTCGTCGATTTGATATTGAGTTGGTTAATTATGTGGGGCGTTTGACGGGACAGTTTAAACACCCCATTGATTTCTATCACCCGCCTGAGTCTTTTGAGCGCTACTTAGAGCTACTGTTTGATATTGAGAACGTACAGTGGTTGGCTCGCCCTTTGAGTCGTTTACTGAAAGAGATGGCGGCATTCTTAAAATTACGTGATTTGCTGGCACTGGAGTTAGCCGTCACGCTACATCAGCGTGATCTTCCTGAGTCTGTGGTGACCTTAACCTCGGCACAAGGTGAGTACAGTGCCGAGAAATGGTTAGCGTTATCCGCATTAACCTTAGAGTCTGTCGCATTAGATGGGCCAGTGATGGGAATCACCCTAAAAGTGGTGCGTGTGACTGAGCAACGGGGCGATGATGTCGACCTTTTTGCGGGTAAGCAAGGCACGATGATGCCTCTTGAACTGCTCTCGTTGTTGCAAGCGAAGTTGGGGGAAAATGCCGTGCAAGGGGTGGTGCTCACCGCCGATCCTCGTCCTGAATTGGCGAGCCAAGTCTGCATGCCGCTTTATACGAAGAGCAAACAAATACACGCAGCGGAGGCTTTATTGCGTCCCAGTTTTTTGTTGCCGAAACCAGAACCATTACAAGAAAAAGTCGACGTGATGCAAGGGCCTGAGCGGATCGCCACAGGTTGGTGGGACAGCCATCCGGTGGTAAGAGATTACTTTGTGGCACGGAGTGGCGAAGGGCGTTGGTTATGGATTTTCCGTAATCAGCGGCAAGAGTGGTTTGTGCACGGGATGTTCAGCTAA
- a CDS encoding SDR family NAD(P)-dependent oxidoreductase encodes MRTEKITGRTIVISGGSSGIGSELVKRLCDANQLIVLGRDKEKLRQIAGNNIATYQIDIGNHNARTTLFKWLNDNYPQFDTLINNAGWMAHHNLASTQEDGDVDTRWQAYQLELRDNLEAHMAMTIHALPNLLTRPNAVIANMTTGLVYAPKSSSPFYCAAKAGLHSFSQSLREQTKHQDIRIIEIMPPLVNTPFHQKGLPETVKALTPEYVAEQSIKGWQRGKDEIRVGLSNTAYWLSRIAPSLGFHIVNRK; translated from the coding sequence ATGAGAACAGAGAAAATAACCGGAAGAACCATAGTGATCAGCGGCGGCAGTTCCGGCATTGGTAGTGAGTTGGTTAAGCGACTTTGCGATGCAAATCAGCTGATTGTATTAGGACGGGACAAAGAGAAACTTCGCCAAATTGCTGGCAACAACATTGCGACATACCAAATCGATATCGGTAATCACAATGCGCGTACAACCCTGTTCAAATGGCTTAATGACAACTACCCCCAATTCGATACACTCATCAACAATGCAGGATGGATGGCGCATCATAATCTAGCTTCTACCCAAGAGGACGGTGATGTGGATACACGATGGCAAGCCTATCAACTTGAACTCCGTGACAATCTTGAGGCACATATGGCGATGACAATTCATGCGCTACCAAACCTATTAACGCGCCCTAACGCTGTCATTGCCAATATGACAACAGGATTAGTCTATGCCCCAAAATCAAGCAGCCCTTTCTATTGTGCAGCAAAAGCAGGGCTACACAGCTTCAGTCAAAGTCTACGAGAACAAACAAAACACCAAGATATTCGTATCATTGAAATCATGCCCCCTCTGGTCAACACACCATTTCATCAGAAAGGCTTGCCCGAAACCGTCAAGGCACTCACGCCAGAATACGTTGCCGAACAGAGTATTAAAGGCTGGCAACGTGGCAAAGATGAAATTCGTGTCGGCTTATCCAATACCGCTTACTGGTTAAGCCGAATTGCGCCAAGCTTAGGGTTCCATATCGTCAATCGCAAGTAA